From Camelus dromedarius isolate mCamDro1 chromosome 12, mCamDro1.pat, whole genome shotgun sequence, the proteins below share one genomic window:
- the IRF7 gene encoding interferon regulatory factor 7 — MAVAQDSGAPRVLFGDWLLAEVSSGRYEGLRWLDAARTRFRVPWKHFARKDLGEADSRIFKAWAVARGRWPPCSSGARSSNEGALRASWKTNFRCALRSTGRFVMLQDNSADPTDPHKVYMISPELGCREDPGINQGEDKALEDAPLTRDGLPGPCQAADTGERPGHEPAWLSPEPCTANPSEHAGDLLLQALQESSLEDHLLKAVLGADPIPREAPAAGPTLAPEPRQLPDVELGTTPSSGACTPMAGEHPAGPRCSQVCLHEEPSLGALDLTIMYKGRTVLQEVVGRPGCVLLYGSPSLAAEAAEPQRVAFPSPAELPDQKQLHYTEKLLQHVAPGLQLELRGPWLWARRQGKCKVYWEVGGPLGSASPSTPARLLPRDCNTPIFDFGTFFQELGEFRARRRQGSPHYTIYLGFGQDLSVVRPKEKNLVLVKLEPWLCRAYLEGVQREGVSSLDSGSLGLCLSSSDSLYDDLEHFLEHFLMEWGSPPRADPGPFGVQ, encoded by the exons ATGGCCGTGGCTCAGGACAG TGGGGCCCCGCGCGTGCTCTTCGGAGACTGGCTTCTGGCCGAGGTCAGCAGCGGCCGCTATGAGGGGCTACGGTGGCTGGACGCTGCCCGAACGCGCTTCCGCGTGCCCTGGAAGCACTTCGCGCGAAAGGACCTGGGTGAAGCAGATTCGCGCATCTTTAAG GCCTGGGCCGTGGCCCGCGGCAGGTGGCCGCCCTGCAGCAGCGGTGCCAGGTCATCCAACGAGGGTGCGCTCCGAGCCTCCTGGAAAACCAACTTCCGCTGCGCCCTGCGCAGCACTGGGCGCTTCGTGATGTTGCAAGACAACTCAGCTGACCCTACCGACCCGCATAAGGTGTACATGATCAGCCCTGAGCTGGGGTGCAGAG AAGACCCAGGCATTAACCAGGGGGAGGACAAAGCCCTTGAAGATGCCCCACTCACAAGG GATGGGCTTCCTGGGCCATGCCAGGCAGCAGATACTGGTGAGAGGCCAGGGCATGAACCGGCCTGGCTAAGCCCTGAGCCCTGCACTGCAAACCCAAGTGAGCACGCTGGGGACCTCTTGCTCCAGGCTTTGCAGGAGAGCTCCCTGGAGGACCATCTGTTGAAAGCTGTATTGGGGGCGGATCCGATCCCCCGAGAGGCTCCTG CTGCAGGGCCCaccctggccccagagcccagacAGCTCCCAGACGTGGAGCTTGGCACGACACCCTCCTCTGGTGCCTGCACCCCAATGGCAGGTGAGCACCCGGCTGGTCCCAGGTGCTCCCAGGTCTGTCTGCACGAAGAGCCCAGCCTGGGGGCCCTGGACTTGACCATCATGTACAAGGGCCGAACAGTGCTGCAGGAGGTGGTGGGGCGCCCAGGCTGTGTGCTCCTGTATGGCTCCCCCAGCCTGGCTGCTGAGGCTGCAGAGCCCCAGCGTGtggccttccccagccctgctgaGTTGCCCGACCAGAAGCAGCTGCACTACACAGAGAAGCTGCTGCAGCACGTGGCCCCTGGCCTGCAGCTGGAGCTCCGGGGGCCGTGGCTGTGGGCCCGGCGCCAGGGGAAATGCAAGGTCTACTGGGAAGTGGGTGGGCCCCTGGGCTCtgccagcccctccaccccagcccgcCTGCTGCCCCGAGACTGCAACACCCCCATCTTTGACTTCGGCACCTTCTTTCAAG AGCTGGGGGAGTTCCGTGCCCGCCGGCGCCAAGGCTCCCCACACTACACGATCTACCTGGGCTTTGGCCAGGACCTGTCGGTGGTGAGGCCCAAGGAGAAGAACCTGGTCCTCGTGAAG CTGGAGCCATGGCTGTGCCGGGCATACCTGGAGGGCGTGCAGCGTGAAGGCGTGTCCTCCCTGGACAGCGGCAGCCTCGGCCTCTGCCTGTCCAGCTCTGACAGCCTCTATGACGACCTAGAGCACTTCCTGGAGCACTTCCTGATGGAGTGGGGCAGCCCGCCTAGGGCGGACCCCGGCCCCTTCGGGGTCCAGTAG
- the PHRF1 gene encoding PHD and RING finger domain-containing protein 1 isoform X4, with product MECLDPPLQEVPVNEWFCPECAVLGAAPATDVDPVSEEEVSLLLADVVPTTSRLRPQAGRTRAIARTRQSERVRATVNRNRISTARGVQHVPRYLMSSLLDETIEAVAAGLSTAVYQCPMTPRAPARRRRKAGRRKKASGRRKTQPRSSVKSKNSGTRLKKRQGRGKKRKGKKIKCEATARTRLARTLGLRRPAHGACVPSVYKPADPSLGLMRADIGVASLSLFGDPYELDPFDSSEEVPATPASPLSAKRRVLSQSALRSHQPVARPVSMGLSRRSAPAPVPQPEVHEDAVPDLLGSILSGQSLLMMNSADIIIHRDGSLSAKRAAPVSFQRNSVGPPGEGEDTGSGPCLQPRVTHSGSKPQSLGSRCPGKATPGTPPASPGPACVPAPASGAPVRLESLVTPQAGQAQNLSSVSRPGLKQSDDSRLNGDARRSMPLRSVSSKASGGRSDSPPGSMVPAQAPRPAPRRADIARLPRIPKIRRDESCGRREDKVPTGGQHVDIPSSCISRLTGREGPGQPSCGARVEGEPSSRGTQEPSTPSGGGPQPPALPGPSRGKGVGSTFESFRINIPGNTAHSSRLPSPGFCNTFRPVDSKAQRRESPSPLFAVRKTKQLKSEIYDPFNPTGSDSSSAGSSPERLGSSLLPSEITRTISVDSPRAPARPPVRCVTSYTVQTGFGKEPQPPQGPSGQPELQDKEEPTEGQGAATQVQGASPPEPWGDEDRPPRSSFFGSEGRTVTCVTVAEPDVPPSPNALHTTTHRVVELRSPTRSRSTSSSRSRKKTQRQQAASREHGRARSGSRSSHSGDRSSRSASPPAGEDPAKRHRPKVRSRRSSSDRSSSHERAKRKKAKDKSRERRRGTWGRGRRRSRSGSPGSSSYEHREGRRKKRRRSGSRSRGRECSPPSSLERSRRPRHPRERRDRPRERRGSRERRKRRSRSPSLEHRSREHRRPRSREKHPRPRPRSPERKLAPKEASPVPPVPEEPRPDREHLARPPASAGADALPEGVETDKGPPKAAPVPEAPAECPLEDLDYGDSVEAGHLFEDFSSEAIFMQLDDMSSPPSPESTDSSPERGLLPKPAVPPTSQQHDASLAMATAAIRREVSLIHSEDATQLLPQTEGPQEKHLLPQDMAEATTVPSTLGGQAVGGAPVVKEEGPSQNPLLRAKALVKRVTWNLQEAESSAPAEDRGLRMPLHRPQKPREGVRETEDVGPMAAFQQAPFSESLPPGYVLPDSGFPDANPSQVYGPNLPPALALPLSIPPYAPVSQPMVQFILQGSLPLEGCGVAQSPAPVPAILTTASEPPGHAAATATTTANNSEERTAAPRPASEKAKNEEYMKKLHVQERAVEEVKLAIKPFYQKREVTKDEYKDILRKAVQKICHSKSGEINPVKVGNLVKAYVDKYRRMRRHRRAEASEEPPAPGPEG from the exons ATGGAATGTCTGGACCCCCCTCTCCAGGAGGTGCCAGTGAACGAGTGGTTCTGTCCAGAATGTGCTGTCCTCGGAGCTGCCCCTGCCACTG ATGTGGATCCTGTGAGCGAGGAGGAGGTCTCCCTGCTCTTGGCCGACGTGGTGCCCACTACCAGCCGGCTTCGGCCCCAGGCAGGGAGGACCCGAGCCATCGCCAGGACGCGGCAGAGTGAGAGAGTCCGAGCCACCGTGAACCGGAACCGGATCTCCACGGCCCGGGGGGTCCAG CACGTCCCAAGGTACCTCATGTCTTCCCTGCTGGATGAGACCATCGAAGCCGTGGCCGCTGGCCTGAGCACTGCTGTATACCAGTGCCCCATGACGCCGCGAGCCCCTGCCCGTCGGAGGAGGAAAGCAG GAAGACGGAAGAAAGCGTCGGGAAGAAGGAAGACCCAGCCCAGGTCATCTGTGAAGAGCAAGAACTCGGGGACGAGGCTGAAGAAACGCCAGGGTcgtgggaagaagagaaaagggaaaaagatcaAG TGTGAAGCCACAGCTCGTACCCGCCTCGCGCGGACACTGGGCCTCCGGAGGCCAGCCCATGGAGCCTGCGTCCCCTCGGTGTACAAGCCCGCGGACCCCTCTCTGGGGCTGATGCGTGCGGACATCGGGGTagcctctctctccctgtttgGAGACCCCTATGAGCTGGACCCCTTTGACAG CAGTGAAGAGGTGCCTGCAACCCCTGCTTCCCCTCTGAGTGCCAAGAGGAGGGTTCTGTCCCAGTCAGCCCTGCGCTCTCACCAGCCTGTGGCCAGGCCTGTCTCCATGGGGCTCTCCAG GAGGAGCGCTCCTGCCCCGGTGCCCCAGCCAGAAGTCCACGAGGACGCCGTGCCTGACCTGCTGGGCAGCATCCTGTCAGGCCAGAGCCTCCTGATGATGAACAGCGCCGACATCATCATCCACCGGGACGGTTCCCTCAGCGCCAAGAGGGCAG ctccagtttcttttcagagaaaCTCAGTTGGTCCACCTGGAGAGGGAGAAGACACCGGGTCTGGGCCCTGTCTGCAGCCCAGAGTGactcactcaggaagcaagccaCAGAGCTTAGGGTCCAGGTGTCCGGGCAAGGCCACCCCAGGCACACCCCCGGCTTCACCTGGCCCTGCCTGTGTTCCTGCGCCTGCATCGGGGGCCCCTGTGAGACTAGAGTCCTTGGTGACCCCTCAGGCGGGCCAGGCCCAGAACTTGTCCAGCGTGAGCAGACCCGGCTTAAAACAGAGTGACGACTCACGATTGAACGGCGACGCCAGGCGCTCTATGCCTCTGAGATCAGTGTCGTCGAAGGCCTCGGGTGGTCGCTCTGACTCGCCCCCTGGAAGCATGGTGCCAGCACAGGCCCCGAGACCCGCTCCCAGGAGAGCTGACATCGCCAGGCTGCCCAGGATACCAAAGATCAGGAGAGATGAGAGCTGCGGCCGGCGGGAGGACAAGGTCCCCACGGGCGGGCAGCATGTCGACATCCCCAGCTCCTGCATCAGCCGGCTCACGGGCCGGGAGGGCCCCGGGCAGCCCAGCTGCGGTGCCCGGGTGGAGGGCGAGCCCAGCAGCAGGGGCACGCAGGAGCCCAGCACACCTTCCGGGGGTGGCCCCCAGCCCCCCGCTCTGCCTGGCCCCTCCAGGGGGAAGGGTGTCGGCTCGACCTTTGAGAGCTTCAGGATCAATATTCCTGGGAACACAGCCCACTCCAGCAGACTCCCCAGCCCTGGCTTCTGTAACACCTTCCGGCCTGTGGATAGCAAGGCGCAGAGGAGAGAGAGCCCCTCGCCCCTCTTCGCCGTCAGGAAGACGAAGCAGCTCAAGAGCGAGATCTACGATCCTTTCAACCCCACGGGCTCCGACTCCAGCTCCGCCGGCAGCAGCCCCGAGcgcctgggctccagcctccttccctctgaGATCACCCGGACCATTTCGGTGGACAGTCCGAGGGCCCCAGCTCGGCCGCCCGTGCGTTGCGTCACCTCCTACACAGTGCAGACTGGCTTTGGGAAGGAGCCCCAGCCCCCCCAGGGGCCCTCTGGGCAGCCTGAGCTCCAGGACAAGGAGGAGCCCACTGAGGGCCAAGGCGCTGCCACACAGGTGCAGGGGGCGTCCCCGCCCGAGCCCTGGGGGGACGAGGACCGGCCACCCCGCAGCTCCTTCTTTGGCTCTGAGGGGCGGACAGTGACCTGTGTGACTGTGGCGGAGCCGGACGTGCCACCCAGCCCCAACGCCTTGCACACAACCACCCACAGGGTCGTGGAGCTGCGGTCCCCCACCCGCTCCCGCTCCACGTCCAGCTCCCGCAGCAGGAAGAAAACCCAGAGGCAGCAGGCCGCCAGCAGGGAGCATGGGAGGGCCCGCTCCGGTTCCCGTTCGTCCCACTCTGGGGACAGGAGCTCTCGGTCGGCATCGCCACCAGCAGGTGAGGACCCGGCTAAGAGGCACCGACCCAAGGTCCGGAGCCGGAGGTCTTCCAGTGACCGCTCCAGCAGCCATGAGCGAGCCAAGCGGAAGAAGGCCAAGGACAAGAGccgagagaggaggaggggcaccTGGGGCCGAGGCCGGCGCAGGTCCCGCTCCGGCAGCCCCGGCAGCTCCTCCTACGAGCACCGcgaaggcaggaggaagaagaggcGGAGGTCCGGGTCCAGGTCTCGGGGGAGGGAGTGCTCGCCCCCCAGCAGCCTGGAGAGGTCCCGTAGGCCCAGGCACCCCAGGGAAAGGAGGGACCGGCCCCGAGAGAGGCGTGGCTCCCGGGAGAGGAGGAAGCGCAGGTCCAGGTCACCGAGCCTGGAGCACAGGTCCCGGGAGCACCGGCGGCCTCGTTCCCGTGAGAAGCACCCAcggccccgcccccgctcccCGGAGAGGAAGCTGGCCCCGAAAGAGGCTTCTCCGGTGCCCCCTGTCCCAGAGGAGCCCAGGCCAGACAGGGAGCACTTGGCCAGGCCCCCGGCCTCAGCAGGAGCAGACGCCTTGCCGGAGGGGGTCGAGACGGACAAGGGCCCCCCAAAGGCCGCCCCAGTCCCAGAGGCGCCAGCCGAGTGTCCACTCGAGGACCTGGATTACGGCGACTCTGTCGAGGCGGGCCACCTCTTTGAGGACTTTTCAAGTGAAGCCATCTTCATGCAGCTTGATGACATGAGCTCTCCGCCCTCCCCTGAGAGCACGGACTCCTCCCCAGAGCGAGGCCTCCTGCCCAAGCCTGCTGTGCCTCCAACCAGCCAGCAGCATGACGCCAGCCTGGCCATGGCCACGGCCGCCATCAGGAGGGAGGTGTCGCTGATCCACAGTGAAGATGCCACACAGCTCCTGCCCCAGACAGAAGGCCCCCAAGAGAAGCACTTGCTCCCGCAGGACATGGCTGAGGCCACCACAGTGCCCAGCACCCTGGGTGGCCAGGCCGTGGGTGGGGCGCCCGTGGTGAAGGAGGAAGGTCCTTCTCAGAACCCCTTGCTACGGGCTAAGGCTCTGGTGAAGAGAGTCACCTGGAACCTCCAGGAGGCAGAGAGCAGTGCCCCAGCCGAGGACAGAGGCCTGC GGATGCCGCTCCACAGACCACAGAAGCCCCGGGAAGGGGTCCGGGAAACCGAGGACGTGGGCCCCATGGCTGCGTTCCAGCAGGCACCTTTCTCTGAGTCCCTTCCCCCTGGTTACGTGCTTCCGGACTCTGGCTTTCCCGATGCCAACCCCTCTCAG GTATATGGCCCTAACCTGCCTCCcgccctggctctgcctctgagcaTCCCGCCCTACGCACCTGTCAGCCAGCCCATGGTCCAGTTCATCCTGCAGGGGAGCCTTCCCCTGGAGGGCTGTGGGGTGGCTCAGAGCCCAGCCCCTGTACCCGCCATCCTGACCACAGCCTCAGAGCCACCTGGCCACGCGGccgccactgccaccaccactgccaaCAACTCTGAGGAGAGGACAGCTGCTCCCAGGCCAGCCTCAGAGAAGGCCAAGAACGAGGAG TACATGAAGAAGCTGCACGTGCAGGAACGGGCCGTGGAGGAGGTGAAGCTGGCCATCAAACCCTTCTACCAGAAGAGGGAGGTGACAAAGGACGAGTACAAGGACATCCTTCGCAAGGCCGTGCAGAAG atctGCCATAGCAAGAGCGGGGAGATCAACCCGGTGAAGGTGGGCAACCTGGTGAAGGCCTACGTGGACAAGTACCGGCGCATGCGCAGACACCGGAGGGCCGAGGCCAGCGAGGAGCCGCCTGCCCCGGGCCCCGAGGGCTAA